The following proteins are encoded in a genomic region of Sorangiineae bacterium MSr12523:
- a CDS encoding GNAT family N-acetyltransferase, translated as MSLEFRAVAAHEISDYVRVVCTAMGFPFNPDRLGRSSVPEHEIRYAAFDGDMLVGAAGSFTFRMTVPGGVSPEIGGLTHVGVLPTHRRRGILTGLMRGVFEENRKRGQAVSALYASEGVIYGRYGYGMASLGGDIELPRHGTAFVDGPQVDAHVRYVTEDESIPLFSSIWDRVRAESPGMCSRSEGWWRGRRVGDPDGVRAGRPPLQRIVLELEGRPAGYAFYRSATGFDGFHLVNTLDIVEAIADSPAATRALWRWLLDLDLVTTVKASLLPPDHPLFFLLASARDMRMRVSDNLWVRLLDVAAALSQRKYNEGPPIVFHVNDTFVPSNTGRYLLENGTARPTDLAPDLSLDVNALGSAYLGGFTFTQMARAGRILEHTPGALRSADLLFHSPRAPWCPEIF; from the coding sequence GTGAGCTTAGAGTTCCGCGCCGTCGCGGCGCATGAGATCTCGGATTACGTTCGCGTCGTCTGCACGGCCATGGGCTTTCCGTTCAATCCGGATCGCCTGGGGCGTTCCTCGGTGCCGGAGCATGAGATTCGTTACGCCGCGTTCGACGGCGACATGCTCGTCGGTGCGGCCGGCTCGTTCACGTTTCGCATGACGGTGCCCGGCGGCGTCTCGCCCGAAATCGGCGGATTGACCCACGTGGGCGTGCTGCCCACGCACCGCCGGCGCGGCATTTTGACGGGCTTGATGCGCGGCGTCTTCGAGGAAAATCGCAAGCGCGGGCAGGCCGTCTCGGCGCTCTACGCGAGCGAGGGTGTCATCTATGGCCGCTACGGCTACGGCATGGCCTCCCTCGGTGGGGACATCGAGCTTCCGCGCCATGGCACGGCCTTCGTCGATGGCCCGCAGGTGGATGCGCACGTGCGCTACGTCACCGAGGACGAGAGCATCCCGCTCTTCTCGTCGATCTGGGACCGCGTGCGCGCCGAGTCGCCGGGCATGTGCAGCCGCTCGGAGGGCTGGTGGCGCGGTCGCCGCGTCGGCGATCCCGACGGCGTTCGCGCGGGGCGCCCGCCCTTGCAGCGCATCGTGCTCGAGCTCGAAGGCCGTCCGGCAGGCTACGCATTTTACCGCTCCGCGACCGGGTTCGACGGCTTTCACCTGGTGAACACCTTGGACATCGTAGAGGCCATCGCCGACTCGCCCGCGGCCACGCGCGCGCTCTGGCGCTGGCTCCTGGATCTCGATCTGGTGACCACCGTCAAGGCGTCCCTGCTCCCGCCGGATCATCCGCTCTTCTTCCTCTTGGCCTCCGCGCGCGACATGCGCATGCGCGTATCCGACAACCTATGGGTGCGCCTTCTCGATGTGGCGGCGGCCTTGTCGCAGCGCAAATACAACGAGGGCCCGCCCATCGTCTTCCATGTGAACGACACGTTCGTGCCCTCCAACACGGGCCGCTACCTCCTCGAGAACGGCACCGCCCGCCCCACGGATCTCGCGCCGGATCTCTCCCTCGACGTCAACGCCCTCGGCTCGGCCTACCTGGGTGGCTTCACCTTCACCCAAATGGCTCGGGCCGGCCGCATCCTCGAACACACCCCCGGCGCCTTGCGCAGCGCCGACCTCCTCTTCCACAGCCCCCGCGCCCCCTGGTGCCCCGAGATCTTCTAG
- a CDS encoding GNAT family N-acetyltransferase, translated as MDGLDERSLPEAVALLDGTYWNVGIPKEVIARSFLGATVWVGAFDDSDGKHGKGALVGTARALSDGAKVAWIYDVIVRPDWRGRGVAQAIMGFLLAHPAVRHVRRVRLNTRDAQRLYARFGFRDSPPPMGPEMVLERDITGP; from the coding sequence ATGGACGGCCTGGATGAGCGGTCCCTTCCCGAAGCCGTCGCCCTCCTCGACGGCACCTACTGGAACGTGGGCATCCCCAAGGAGGTCATCGCCCGCTCGTTTCTCGGAGCCACGGTGTGGGTCGGCGCCTTCGACGACTCAGACGGGAAACACGGGAAAGGCGCGCTCGTGGGAACGGCGCGCGCGCTGAGCGATGGTGCGAAGGTCGCGTGGATCTACGACGTCATCGTGCGACCCGACTGGCGCGGCCGGGGCGTGGCCCAAGCCATCATGGGCTTCCTGTTGGCGCATCCCGCGGTACGCCACGTCCGACGAGTTCGCCTCAATACACGCGATGCGCAAAGGCTTTACGCGCGATTCGGATTCCGGGATTCGCCGCCGCCGATGGGACCCGAGATGGTGCTCGAGCGTGATATCACCGGACCGTGA
- a CDS encoding ribonucleoside-diphosphate reductase subunit alpha, with protein sequence MLSEYVAPAKARAVADVRPQTTMRVKKRNGSTEPVDVNKIVRAVGRCCIGLQDVDPLRVATKTISGLYDGASTRELDQLSIQTAAALIVEDPQYAKLAARLLATYIDKEVRNQEIHAFSQSISAAYKLGLIGDRLHDFVTRNARKLNDAIESANDHEFEYFGLRTVYDRYLIKHPKERLVLETPQQFFMRIACALSETAAEAIELYRLFSSLEYLPSSPTLFNAGTRHEQLSSCFLLDSPGDHLEEIYSRYTDVAMLSKFSGGIGLAYHRVRSRGSLIESTNGHSNGIVPWLKTLDASVAAVNQGGKRKGACCVYLEPWHADIEEFLELRDNTGDIAARTHNLNLANWIPDLFMKRVEADGIWSLFDPKTVPDLPDRFGADFERRYEEAEAQGLAVKTVKARDLYARMMRTLAQTGNGWMTFKDKSNLACNQTALPGRVVHLSNLCTEILEVTSREESAVCNLGSINLGRHTSVDENGTVSFDYDKLARTVRTAVRQLDRVIDLNFYPIGATQRSNQRWRPVGLGLMGLQDVFFQMRLPFDSPNAREISRRISEEVYFHALTTSVDLAVEKGKHPSFDETRAARGELQFDAWGVVPTDAARWEALRARIRSEGMRNSLLVAIAPTATIASIAGCYECIEPQISNLFKRETLSGDFLQVNRYLVALLKEFGMWTEAMRSRLKLAEGSVQAIEELPSELRMLFRTAWEIPMRALIDMAADRGAFIDQSQSLNLFSASPNIGQLSSMYFYAWKRGLKTTYYLRSRPATRIAKATVSPEMPGSPGSTFNAASAVACSLENPESCEACQ encoded by the coding sequence ATGTTGAGCGAATACGTCGCGCCCGCGAAGGCGCGGGCGGTTGCGGACGTGCGTCCGCAAACGACCATGCGGGTCAAGAAGCGCAACGGTTCGACGGAGCCGGTGGACGTGAACAAGATCGTGCGCGCCGTGGGGCGGTGCTGCATCGGTCTGCAGGACGTCGACCCGCTTCGAGTGGCCACGAAGACCATCAGTGGGCTCTACGACGGTGCCAGCACGCGCGAGCTCGACCAGCTCTCGATTCAGACCGCGGCGGCCCTCATCGTCGAGGATCCGCAATACGCGAAGCTCGCGGCGCGGCTTCTGGCGACGTACATCGACAAGGAAGTTCGCAACCAAGAAATCCATGCCTTTTCGCAGTCGATTTCGGCGGCGTACAAGCTGGGGCTCATTGGCGATCGTCTGCACGATTTCGTGACGCGCAACGCGCGCAAGCTGAACGACGCCATCGAGTCGGCGAATGATCACGAATTCGAGTACTTCGGATTGCGCACGGTCTACGACCGATACCTCATCAAGCACCCGAAGGAGCGCCTCGTTCTGGAGACGCCGCAGCAGTTTTTCATGCGCATCGCCTGCGCGCTCTCGGAGACGGCGGCCGAGGCCATCGAGCTGTATCGGCTGTTCTCGTCGCTCGAATATTTGCCCAGCTCCCCCACCCTGTTCAACGCGGGCACGCGCCACGAGCAGCTGTCGAGCTGCTTCTTGCTCGACTCGCCGGGCGACCATCTGGAGGAGATTTACTCGCGCTACACCGACGTGGCGATGCTCTCGAAATTCTCGGGCGGCATCGGCCTCGCGTACCACCGCGTGCGTTCGCGCGGATCGCTCATCGAGAGCACCAACGGGCACTCCAACGGAATCGTGCCGTGGCTGAAGACGCTCGATGCCTCGGTGGCTGCGGTGAACCAAGGCGGCAAACGCAAGGGCGCCTGCTGCGTGTACCTGGAGCCTTGGCACGCGGACATCGAGGAGTTCCTCGAGCTGCGCGACAACACGGGCGACATTGCCGCCCGCACGCACAATTTGAACCTGGCCAATTGGATTCCCGATTTGTTCATGAAGCGGGTCGAGGCCGATGGGATTTGGAGCCTGTTCGACCCGAAGACCGTGCCCGATCTGCCGGACCGATTCGGCGCGGATTTCGAGCGGCGCTACGAAGAAGCGGAGGCCCAGGGGCTCGCCGTCAAGACCGTGAAGGCGCGCGATTTGTACGCGCGGATGATGCGTACCCTGGCGCAGACCGGCAATGGCTGGATGACGTTCAAGGACAAATCGAACCTCGCCTGCAACCAAACGGCGCTGCCCGGTCGCGTGGTGCACCTGTCGAACTTGTGCACGGAGATCCTCGAGGTGACGTCGCGCGAAGAGAGCGCGGTGTGCAATTTGGGGTCGATCAACTTGGGGCGGCACACGTCGGTGGACGAGAACGGCACGGTGTCGTTCGATTACGACAAGCTGGCGCGCACCGTTCGAACCGCGGTGCGGCAGCTCGATCGGGTCATCGATTTGAATTTCTATCCCATTGGGGCCACGCAGCGGTCGAACCAGCGATGGCGGCCGGTCGGGCTCGGGCTCATGGGCCTGCAGGACGTGTTTTTCCAGATGCGTCTGCCCTTCGATTCGCCCAATGCGCGTGAGATTTCGCGGCGCATCTCCGAGGAGGTGTACTTCCACGCGCTCACCACGTCGGTCGATCTCGCGGTCGAAAAGGGAAAGCATCCGTCCTTCGACGAGACGCGCGCGGCACGGGGAGAGCTTCAGTTCGATGCGTGGGGCGTCGTGCCCACGGATGCTGCGCGCTGGGAGGCGCTGCGCGCGCGCATTCGAAGCGAGGGAATGCGCAATTCGCTGCTCGTGGCCATTGCGCCCACGGCGACCATTGCCAGCATTGCCGGTTGCTACGAGTGCATCGAGCCGCAGATTTCCAATCTGTTCAAGCGCGAGACGCTGTCGGGCGACTTCCTGCAGGTGAATCGGTACCTGGTCGCGCTCTTGAAGGAGTTCGGCATGTGGACGGAGGCGATGCGTTCGCGGTTGAAGCTCGCCGAAGGCTCGGTGCAGGCCATCGAGGAGCTGCCCTCCGAGCTGAGGATGCTCTTCCGCACGGCGTGGGAGATCCCGATGCGCGCGCTCATCGACATGGCGGCGGATCGCGGAGCGTTCATCGATCAGAGCCAATCGCTCAATCTGTTCAGCGCGTCGCCGAACATCGGACAGCTCTCGAGCATGTATTTCTATGCATGGAAACGCGGCCTGAAGACGACCTATTACCTGCGTTCGCGCCCGGCGACGCGCATTGCCAAGGCCACGGTTTCGCCGGAGATGCCCGGCTCGCCGGGCTCGACTTTCAACGCAGCGTCGGCGGTCGCATGCTCGTTGGAAAACCCTGAATCGTGCGAGGCTTGCCAATGA